One genomic region from Kineobactrum salinum encodes:
- a CDS encoding Lrp/AsnC family transcriptional regulator, with protein sequence MDRTDFEILRQLQNNARISNKELARRVGLAPSTTLVRTRQMERAGIIRGYRAEVDMSAVGMGLQALIAVRLKQHTAADVAAFRDYVLELPEVLRLYHVAGADDFLVHVGLQDSNALRDFAMVALTTRPEVAHLETGLIFSCLAPWED encoded by the coding sequence TTGGATAGAACAGACTTCGAAATCCTCCGGCAATTGCAGAACAATGCACGGATCAGCAACAAGGAGCTGGCACGCAGGGTGGGATTGGCGCCCTCGACCACATTGGTGCGGACTCGGCAGATGGAGCGCGCCGGCATCATCCGCGGCTACCGGGCCGAAGTGGACATGTCCGCAGTGGGCATGGGCCTGCAGGCTCTGATCGCAGTGCGCCTGAAACAGCACACTGCAGCAGATGTCGCTGCGTTCCGGGATTATGTGCTGGAACTTCCCGAGGTCCTGCGCCTCTACCACGTTGCCGGCGCCGATGATTTTCTTGTGCATGTCGGGCTCCAGGACTCCAATGCTTTGCGCGATTTCGCGATGGTTGCCCTGACGACGCGCCCTGAAGTGGCACACCTTGAGACTGGACTCATATTTTCCTGCCTCGCCCCCTGGGAGGACTGA
- a CDS encoding aminotransferase class I/II-fold pyridoxal phosphate-dependent enzyme: MTRHDPVEALASLRHEFGEHGGVNMSIEASSTFTVVDPATMPDIFAGRKSPESGGCYLYGRHFNPTVYHLGRQLAALEGTEAAYCSASGMGAISAVIFALCNAGDHVVASHTIYGGTWALLNDFMPAKTGVRTSFVDTTNLAAVKNAITDRTRLLYVESMSNPTLRVADIPALAAIAHEAGIPLVVDNTFSPLVLSPARLGADIVVHSLTKFIGGASDLIGGAVCASGEFIGSLMDLHTGPLMILGPTLDPSVAASVALRLPHLALRMAAHGERALALAERTEILGVTVAYPGLPGHPDRALLERLRHPDFGYGGLLTIDAGTEQKAMALMNTLQNDHQFGYVAVSLGYFDTLMSCSASSTSSEMPEEALLNAEISPGLVRMAIGYSGSLEQRWVQLETALRATGLAPMR; encoded by the coding sequence ATGACCCGCCATGACCCCGTTGAAGCCCTCGCCAGCCTGCGCCATGAATTTGGTGAGCACGGTGGCGTCAACATGTCCATCGAGGCCAGTTCGACCTTCACGGTTGTCGATCCGGCGACCATGCCGGATATCTTTGCTGGCCGGAAAAGCCCCGAGAGCGGCGGTTGCTATCTCTATGGCCGCCACTTCAATCCCACGGTCTACCACCTCGGCCGCCAGCTCGCGGCCCTCGAAGGCACGGAGGCTGCCTACTGCAGCGCCAGCGGCATGGGCGCAATCTCCGCAGTCATCTTTGCGCTGTGTAACGCGGGCGACCATGTAGTGGCGAGTCATACGATCTACGGTGGTACCTGGGCACTGCTCAATGATTTCATGCCAGCCAAGACTGGCGTACGCACGAGTTTCGTCGATACCACCAACCTGGCTGCGGTGAAGAACGCAATCACCGACCGGACCCGGCTGCTTTACGTGGAGAGCATGTCCAATCCGACGTTGCGCGTGGCTGACATTCCCGCGCTCGCCGCCATCGCGCATGAAGCGGGGATTCCACTGGTAGTGGACAATACCTTCTCACCATTGGTGCTGTCCCCGGCACGTCTGGGCGCCGATATTGTTGTGCATAGCCTGACCAAGTTCATTGGCGGCGCCTCCGACCTCATCGGCGGCGCGGTCTGCGCCAGTGGCGAGTTTATCGGCAGTCTCATGGACCTGCATACAGGGCCACTGATGATCCTCGGCCCCACCCTGGACCCGTCTGTAGCCGCCAGTGTCGCCCTGCGACTGCCACACCTGGCGCTGCGCATGGCGGCTCACGGGGAGCGCGCCCTGGCTCTCGCCGAACGTACGGAGATACTGGGGGTAACCGTCGCGTATCCCGGCCTCCCGGGGCATCCGGACCGGGCGCTGCTGGAGCGCCTGCGCCATCCGGATTTCGGCTATGGCGGGCTACTGACCATCGATGCGGGTACTGAGCAGAAGGCCATGGCGCTGATGAACACGCTGCAGAACGATCACCAGTTCGGCTATGTGGCCGTGAGCCTGGGCTACTTTGACACGCTCATGTCCTGCTCAGCCTCCAGCACCTCCAGCGAGATGCCGGAGGAGGCGTTGCTGAACGCCGAGATCAGCCCCGGGCTCGTGCGCATGGCCATAGGTTACAGCGGCAGCCTGGAACAGCGCTGGGTGCAGTTGGAAACAGCCCTGCGGGCTACCGGGCTGGCACCAATGCGGTGA
- a CDS encoding M20/M25/M40 family metallo-hydrolase: MAKLKQLGFDSVRVEPFEMQTWMRGEESAELISPFPQPLEITSLGGSVATPEQGLEGELVPFASLAELRAAAPGSLDGKIAYVGHAMQRTQDGSSYGFYGELRRVGASVAAGKGAIAVLIRSIGTDSHRFPHTGQMNYQDDMPRIPAAALSNPDADQIERVASRGQPMQLRLKMMPEVVGTTESGNVIAEIRGRENPEEVVIIGGHLDSWDLGTGAIDDGAGVAITTAAAKLILDAGKRPRRTIRLILWGAEEVGLLGGRAYLERHRDALEQQLIGSESDFGAERVWQLTAQVSEQAQPVVDLIGELLAPIGVARGDMDKPGGGPDLIPMVEAGMPTLRLVQNGTDYFDLHHTHDDTLDKIEAAALDQNVAAFAVFAWLAADSNVNFRQ; this comes from the coding sequence GTGGCCAAACTCAAGCAACTGGGATTTGACTCGGTGCGGGTCGAGCCCTTTGAAATGCAGACCTGGATGCGCGGCGAGGAGTCGGCGGAACTGATTAGCCCCTTCCCGCAGCCGCTGGAAATCACCAGCCTGGGCGGCTCAGTGGCCACACCGGAGCAGGGCCTGGAAGGGGAGCTTGTGCCCTTTGCCAGTCTGGCCGAGTTGCGGGCTGCAGCGCCCGGCAGCCTGGACGGCAAGATCGCCTATGTCGGCCACGCCATGCAGCGGACCCAGGACGGCTCCTCCTACGGCTTTTACGGCGAGTTGCGCCGGGTTGGCGCCAGTGTGGCGGCCGGGAAGGGCGCGATCGCGGTGTTGATCCGCTCCATTGGCACCGACAGCCACCGCTTTCCACACACCGGCCAGATGAACTACCAGGACGACATGCCCCGCATCCCGGCGGCGGCATTATCCAACCCGGATGCCGACCAGATCGAACGCGTGGCGAGCCGCGGCCAGCCGATGCAGCTGCGGTTGAAGATGATGCCGGAGGTCGTGGGTACAACCGAGAGTGGCAATGTCATTGCCGAGATACGCGGCCGGGAGAATCCGGAGGAAGTGGTCATCATCGGCGGCCACCTGGACAGCTGGGATCTTGGCACCGGCGCGATTGACGACGGCGCCGGTGTGGCTATCACCACCGCCGCGGCCAAGCTGATCCTGGATGCGGGCAAGCGGCCGCGGCGCACGATCCGCCTGATCCTGTGGGGTGCGGAGGAAGTGGGCCTGCTGGGCGGACGCGCCTACCTGGAGCGGCACCGGGACGCGCTGGAACAGCAGTTGATCGGCAGTGAGAGCGATTTTGGCGCCGAGCGGGTGTGGCAGCTGACCGCACAGGTATCAGAGCAGGCCCAGCCGGTGGTGGACCTGATCGGTGAACTGCTGGCGCCGATAGGCGTGGCCCGCGGCGACATGGACAAGCCCGGCGGCGGCCCCGACCTGATTCCCATGGTAGAGGCGGGCATGCCCACCCTGCGCCTGGTGCAGAACGGCACGGACTACTTTGACCTGCACCACACCCATGACGATACCCTGGACAAGATCGAAGCTGCCGCGCTGGACCAGAACGTGGCCGCCTTCGCGGTCTTTGCCTGGCTGGCGGCGGACAGCAACGTCAACTTCCGCCAGTAA
- a CDS encoding NAD(P)H-dependent oxidoreductase, with protein sequence MEVLEALNWRYAVQKFSDERIGEAQLQQLLTATRMSPSSFGLQPYRLIVVASEDMRQRLLPHSMGQEKVVHCSHLIVFAAQTAPGEQIVDHYIERFAQVRGVPVSDLQRLSDRMKKTLAARTPEQNLQWAHRQTYIALGTMLTCAALMGIDGGPMEGFEPKGYDQVLGLADLNLTASVICAIGRRDPEDAGADLPKVRFEQSEMVTMV encoded by the coding sequence ATGGAGGTACTGGAAGCATTGAATTGGCGTTACGCAGTGCAGAAGTTTTCGGATGAACGGATTGGCGAGGCACAGCTGCAACAACTGCTGACCGCCACCCGCATGAGCCCTTCGTCCTTCGGCCTGCAGCCCTACCGGCTGATCGTTGTGGCGTCTGAAGACATGCGCCAGCGCCTGCTACCCCATTCGATGGGGCAGGAAAAGGTGGTGCATTGTTCACACCTGATTGTATTTGCTGCCCAGACAGCGCCGGGAGAGCAAATAGTGGACCACTATATAGAGCGGTTTGCCCAGGTGCGCGGAGTGCCAGTGAGCGACTTGCAGCGACTGTCTGATCGAATGAAGAAGACGCTGGCAGCCAGAACGCCGGAACAGAACCTGCAATGGGCGCACCGGCAGACCTATATCGCGCTGGGAACCATGCTCACCTGCGCCGCGCTTATGGGGATAGACGGCGGTCCGATGGAAGGTTTTGAACCCAAGGGCTACGACCAGGTTTTGGGCCTGGCTGACCTGAACCTGACTGCCTCGGTGATCTGCGCCATAGGCCGACGCGATCCGGAAGATGCCGGCGCAGATCTTCCCAAGGTCCGTTTCGAGCAAAGTGAAATGGTGACGATGGTTTAG
- a CDS encoding xanthine dehydrogenase family protein molybdopterin-binding subunit codes for MTRSIENESRRRFLQGATGLTLALYFPWAMARNPESGGTQAARFEPNAFLRIGEDNSVTVVSKHLEMGQGTYTGLATIVAEELDAAWSQVRVESAPADNSRYNNLQWGPMQGTGGSSAIANSWEQLRHAGASARAMLVAAAAQRWQVPAQEIAVAGGVLTHAASGRQASFGELASAAAEQAVPEQVELKQPADFKLIGQPLRRKDSAAKTNGSAVYTQDIHLPGMLTAVVAHPPRLGGVVASVDAKPAMAIDGVTDVVQIPSGVAVLARDTWTAKRGRDALDIKWDESAAIRLNSEQAFERFRQLAASPGAVARQDGDAETALAGAEQLLEAEYDFPYLAHAAMEPMNCVIRLAEGRCEAWYGAQIQTRDQAQLAALFGLEPEQVSIHTLYAGGSFGRRASTSSDYIVETAHIVKAIDGRAPVKLVWLREDDMQAGSYRPMFHHRLRAGLDGQSMLVAWQHRLVGQSIAAGTGSDAGGGVDPSSVEGAANLPYAIPNMLVDLHTPTDIGVPVLWWRAVGSTHTAFSTECFIDELAQATGRDPVAWRLAMLQEHPRHAGVLKLAAEQAGWDTPLAPGRDGERRGRGVAVHEAFNSYVAQVAEVTVQSDGSYRVDRVVCAVDCGIAINPDVIRAQVEGSVGFALSAAMSEAITFTDGKVDQSNFHNYTPLRIADMPRVEVHILPSAAAPTGIGEPPVPPLAPALVNALAAATGKRIRRLPIGDQLAG; via the coding sequence ATGACACGGTCTATCGAAAACGAAAGCCGTCGCCGTTTCCTGCAGGGGGCCACAGGCCTCACGCTGGCCCTGTATTTTCCCTGGGCCATGGCCAGGAACCCGGAATCCGGTGGGACTCAGGCGGCACGCTTCGAGCCCAACGCCTTCCTGCGCATCGGCGAGGACAACAGCGTCACGGTGGTCAGCAAGCACCTGGAAATGGGGCAGGGCACCTATACCGGGCTGGCGACCATCGTCGCCGAGGAGTTGGATGCGGCCTGGTCACAGGTGCGCGTCGAGAGCGCGCCCGCCGACAATAGCCGCTACAACAATCTGCAGTGGGGCCCGATGCAGGGTACCGGCGGCAGCAGCGCGATCGCCAATTCCTGGGAACAGTTGCGTCATGCCGGGGCCTCGGCCCGCGCCATGCTGGTGGCTGCGGCCGCCCAGCGCTGGCAGGTGCCGGCGCAGGAGATTGCCGTGGCGGGGGGCGTACTCACCCACGCGGCCTCGGGCAGGCAGGCGAGTTTCGGAGAACTGGCCAGCGCCGCGGCCGAACAGGCCGTGCCGGAGCAGGTCGAACTCAAGCAGCCCGCCGATTTCAAGCTTATCGGCCAGCCGCTGCGGCGCAAGGACTCGGCCGCCAAGACCAACGGCAGCGCCGTCTACACCCAGGACATCCACTTGCCCGGCATGCTGACCGCGGTCGTCGCCCACCCGCCGCGTCTCGGCGGGGTAGTGGCGTCCGTCGATGCGAAGCCGGCAATGGCCATCGACGGCGTGACTGATGTGGTGCAGATTCCCTCTGGTGTCGCCGTGCTTGCCCGGGACACCTGGACCGCCAAGCGCGGGCGCGATGCCCTGGACATAAAATGGGACGAAAGCGCCGCGATCAGGCTCAATTCAGAACAGGCCTTCGAGCGTTTCCGGCAGCTGGCCGCATCTCCGGGCGCGGTGGCACGGCAGGACGGCGACGCGGAGACCGCACTGGCGGGAGCTGAACAACTGCTGGAGGCGGAGTACGATTTCCCCTACCTGGCCCACGCGGCGATGGAGCCGATGAACTGCGTGATCCGGCTGGCAGAGGGCCGCTGTGAAGCCTGGTACGGCGCGCAGATACAAACCCGGGATCAAGCCCAGCTGGCCGCACTGTTCGGTCTGGAACCGGAACAGGTCAGTATCCATACGCTCTACGCTGGCGGCAGTTTCGGCCGTCGTGCGAGCACGAGCTCCGATTACATCGTCGAGACCGCTCACATCGTCAAGGCCATCGATGGCCGCGCCCCGGTGAAGCTGGTGTGGCTGCGCGAGGACGATATGCAGGCAGGGTCCTACCGTCCGATGTTCCACCACCGGCTGCGGGCAGGCCTGGATGGGCAGAGCATGCTGGTGGCGTGGCAGCACCGGCTGGTGGGGCAATCCATCGCTGCCGGGACAGGGTCCGATGCCGGGGGCGGTGTCGATCCCAGCTCGGTGGAGGGGGCTGCCAATCTTCCCTACGCCATTCCCAACATGCTGGTCGACCTGCACACCCCGACCGATATCGGCGTGCCGGTGCTGTGGTGGCGTGCGGTGGGTTCCACCCATACCGCGTTCTCAACCGAATGCTTTATCGACGAACTGGCGCAGGCGACGGGCCGCGACCCGGTCGCCTGGCGGCTGGCGATGCTGCAGGAGCACCCGCGCCATGCCGGCGTACTGAAGCTGGCGGCTGAGCAGGCCGGTTGGGACACGCCACTGGCGCCGGGCCGGGACGGAGAGCGTCGTGGTCGCGGCGTGGCGGTGCATGAGGCATTCAACTCCTATGTCGCCCAGGTGGCGGAGGTTACGGTACAGAGCGACGGCAGCTATCGGGTGGACCGGGTGGTGTGCGCGGTGGATTGTGGCATCGCCATCAACCCCGATGTGATCCGCGCCCAGGTCGAAGGCTCGGTCGGTTTTGCACTCTCTGCCGCAATGAGCGAGGCCATCACGTTTACTGACGGCAAAGTGGACCAGTCCAACTTCCACAATTACACGCCGCTGCGTATTGCCGACATGCCCCGCGTCGAGGTGCATATTCTGCCCTCTGCGGCGGCCCCGACCGGGATTGGCGAACCGCCGGTCCCGCCACTGGCACCGGCCCTGGTGAATGCGCTGGCCGCGGCCACCGGCAAACGCATCCGGCGCCTGCCGATCGGCGACCAATTGGCCGGTTGA
- a CDS encoding (2Fe-2S)-binding protein, giving the protein MITLNINGQEMPVEASPETPLLWVLRDTLQLTGTKYGCGMSLCGACTVHMDGKAVRSCVTPVSAAADAKIQTIEGVGEGAAGKAVQQAWEQLDVVQCGYCQSGQIMSAVALLEDNRVPSDADIDEAMGGNVCRCATYVRIRAAIHEAAKSLA; this is encoded by the coding sequence ATGATCACGCTCAATATCAATGGCCAGGAAATGCCGGTGGAAGCGTCCCCGGAGACGCCGCTGCTGTGGGTACTGCGCGACACTCTGCAGCTCACCGGAACCAAGTATGGTTGCGGGATGTCGCTGTGTGGCGCCTGTACCGTACACATGGATGGCAAGGCGGTGCGCTCCTGCGTGACACCGGTTTCCGCTGCCGCCGATGCGAAGATCCAGACCATCGAAGGCGTCGGGGAGGGTGCGGCGGGCAAGGCGGTGCAGCAGGCCTGGGAGCAACTCGACGTGGTGCAGTGTGGCTACTGCCAATCCGGCCAGATCATGAGTGCCGTGGCACTGCTCGAAGACAACCGCGTGCCCTCCGATGCCGATATCGATGAGGCGATGGGTGGCAACGTCTGCCGTTGCGCCACCTATGTGCGCATTCGCGCAGCCATCCACGAAGCGGCGAAATCGCTGGCCTGA